The Deltaproteobacteria bacterium nucleotide sequence AGAGCGCATCCCCACTCCCGCCCGTGGCAAGCGCCGCAGTCCCCGCATGACACGACCAGTGCCGAATGCCATCACTGACGAAGGTGCGAGCCCCTTTCAGCACAACCACGCAGCCGCAGCGCTGCGCGAGCGCAGCCGCAGCAGCACCAGCGCCCTCGCCGATTGGATCGCCATCGATGTTGAGCGCCTTCGCGAGCCGCAGGAACTCGCCAGGATGCGGCGTCATCACGATGGGGCCGCCGCCCATGTCGCGAGTGAAGTCGACCAGCCGCGCCAGAGCGTTCAGCGCATCCGCATCGACAACCAACGGAACCTCTGCGTGCGCAACCAAACGAATCACCAGCTGCTCCACCGCGAATCCTTCACCGAGGGCGGGTCCGACGACCGCCGCATCCGAGCGCGCAAGGACAGGATCGATCACCTCCGCACACGCGGACGGGAGCAGATTCCCCTCCGCATCGACGGGCAGAGCGTGCCCCGTCGCACTCTCAAGACTCGCAAGCGCTGCCGCCGCGAGCGGTTCGGGAACAGCCAACTCCGCGAGCCCGCACCCTGCGCGGATCGCGGCTCGTGCCGAGAGAACTGGACCACCGAGCATCAACCGCGGCAGCCGTGCACAGCCACCCAGCACAAGGACGCGACCGAATGTCCCCTTGTGACCCGCACTGTCGCGCGGCGGAAGCGGCGGACAGGGGCTGACGCCTTCACCGCAGATGCCCTCGACGAGCGCATCAATCGACACGCAGCACCTCGATCTTTACATTCCCGATGACGGCAACAATCGCGCTGAAATCCGCATCCAACTGCGCATCGTCCTGAACGCTGGTGGCAAGCAGCAGATGTCCTGGGTGGAAGGCACGCGAATCGAGCGTCGCGTCAAGGTCATGCCAACGACCTCCCAGCATCGCCTGGGTCCACATGTGCCAGACAAGAACATGCTCACCGCCCGCGAAACGGTCGGCATAGACCATCCCGCTCGCCACGCGTGCGCGGATGCCTTGCGCGCGAAGCAGTGCCGCGAGGAGCACGGCATGCT carries:
- a CDS encoding NAD(P)H-hydrate dehydratase — translated: MSIDALVEGICGEGVSPCPPLPPRDSAGHKGTFGRVLVLGGCARLPRLMLGGPVLSARAAIRAGCGLAELAVPEPLAAAALASLESATGHALPVDAEGNLLPSACAEVIDPVLARSDAAVVGPALGEGFAVEQLVIRLVAHAEVPLVVDADALNALARLVDFTRDMGGGPIVMTPHPGEFLRLAKALNIDGDPIGEGAGAAAAALAQRCGCVVVLKGARTFVSDGIRHWSCHAGTAALATGGSGDAL